A genomic window from Litoreibacter janthinus includes:
- the leuD gene encoding 3-isopropylmalate dehydratase small subunit, giving the protein MDKFETLTGIAAPMPLINVDTDMIIPKQFLKTIKRSGLGVNLFDEMRYDDDRNEIPGFVLNKPQYREAEILVAGDNFGCGSSREHAPWAIKDFGIRCVIAPSYADIFYNNCFKNGILPIVLPQEQVDVLMKDAEKGANARMSIDLEAQTVTTSDGEVFNFELDSFKKHCLMNGLDDIGLTLEKSASVAAFEAQASAARPWV; this is encoded by the coding sequence ATGGACAAGTTTGAAACACTCACCGGCATCGCCGCACCAATGCCATTGATCAACGTCGATACCGACATGATCATTCCGAAGCAGTTCCTGAAGACCATCAAACGTTCTGGGCTGGGTGTGAACCTGTTTGACGAAATGCGCTACGACGACGACCGCAACGAGATACCGGGTTTCGTGCTGAACAAGCCGCAATACCGCGAAGCCGAAATTCTGGTCGCCGGCGACAATTTTGGTTGCGGATCTTCTCGCGAGCATGCGCCTTGGGCGATCAAGGATTTTGGTATCCGCTGCGTGATCGCACCTAGCTATGCTGACATCTTCTACAACAACTGCTTCAAGAATGGCATCTTGCCAATCGTGCTGCCGCAGGAGCAAGTCGATGTGCTGATGAAAGACGCAGAGAAAGGCGCTAATGCTCGCATGTCGATCGACCTTGAGGCGCAAACCGTTACGACCTCCGACGGCGAGGTTTTTAACTTCGAGTTGGATAGCTTCAAGAAGCATTGCCTGATGAACGGTCTCGACGATATCGGTCTCACGCTTGAAAAGAGCGCCAGCGTCGCCGCGTTCGAGGCGCAAGCAAGCGCTGCGCGCCCTTGGGTCTAA
- a CDS encoding helix-turn-helix domain-containing protein → MPVLPIPLFGSLVLAFLFLKLLLDGRGRSFVAVLLLQGAGQSLIISLGQHYGVAWALWLQPITAAAIPPLAWIAFETSAVRRFEMRRHLPHALVPAFIAFCVVFARAPLDFLIPAVFLGYGVAILVVSSRGSDALPITRLSAGNVPSLIWRAIAVSLIVSSFGDAAIVLVQILGHGAWQSWIVAVSSTGMLMLLGALSLSSSLWRQEAVEDEVPEPKTQVDPEEDAHIMARLEALMAQQKLYLDPDLTLNQIARRLVLPVKAVSGAINRTTGENVSRYINARRVAVACEALQNGESVTSAMLTAGFNTKSNFNREFLRIKQTSPSQWIQQQAETGR, encoded by the coding sequence ATGCCTGTACTGCCTATTCCACTGTTCGGAAGCCTTGTTCTGGCGTTCCTGTTCCTCAAGCTGCTTTTGGACGGCAGAGGACGAAGCTTCGTTGCAGTGCTGCTTCTCCAAGGCGCCGGGCAAAGCCTCATAATTTCGTTGGGCCAGCACTATGGTGTGGCGTGGGCGCTGTGGTTGCAGCCGATTACTGCCGCGGCAATCCCACCTTTGGCGTGGATAGCCTTCGAGACATCGGCGGTGCGCCGTTTCGAAATGCGTCGTCATTTGCCCCATGCATTGGTTCCGGCCTTCATCGCGTTCTGTGTGGTCTTCGCCCGAGCGCCGCTCGACTTTCTGATACCGGCTGTGTTCCTCGGCTATGGAGTCGCGATCCTAGTCGTTTCGTCGCGCGGGTCAGATGCCCTGCCTATAACGAGGCTGTCCGCTGGCAATGTGCCAAGTCTGATCTGGCGCGCCATTGCGGTGTCTTTGATCGTGTCGTCATTTGGGGATGCGGCCATCGTTCTGGTGCAGATCTTGGGCCATGGTGCGTGGCAGTCTTGGATCGTCGCGGTGTCTTCCACAGGAATGTTAATGCTTCTGGGTGCTCTGAGCTTGTCGAGCAGTCTTTGGAGGCAGGAAGCCGTCGAGGACGAGGTGCCCGAGCCCAAGACTCAGGTCGATCCTGAGGAGGACGCCCATATCATGGCACGCCTGGAGGCGCTCATGGCGCAGCAGAAGCTGTATCTCGACCCTGATCTAACTCTCAACCAGATCGCGCGTAGGTTGGTGCTGCCGGTGAAGGCGGTGTCTGGTGCGATCAACCGCACCACAGGCGAAAACGTGTCGCGTTACATCAACGCCCGCCGCGTGGCGGTAGCGTGTGAGGCGCTGCAAAATGGCGAGAGCGTTACATCCGCAATGCTGACGGCTGGCTTCAACACCAAGTCCAATTTCAACCGCGAATTCCTTAGGATAAAGCAAACTTCACCCAGCCAATGGATACAACAACAGGCTGAAACGGGCAGGTAA
- the leuC gene encoding 3-isopropylmalate dehydratase large subunit, translated as MSPKTLYDKIWDAHLAHEAEDGTCLLYIDRHLVHEVTSPQAFEGLRMAGRTVHAPDKTIAVPDHNVPTTLDRANAKTMTEDSRIQVEALDKNAKEFGLHYYPVSDVRQGIVHIVGPEQGWTLPGMTVVCGDSHTATHGAFGSLAHGIGTSEVEHVLATQTLIQKKSLNMKVEITGKLKPGVTAKDITMSVIGVTGTAGGTGYVIEYCGEAIRDLSMEGRMTVCNMAIEGGARAGLIAPDEKTFEYCMGRPHAPKGAEWEAAVAYWKTLFTDEGAHFDKVITLKGEDIAPSVTWGTSPEDVLPITAVVPSPSDFKGGKVEAVQRSLDYMGLTPGTPLSEIKIDTVFIGSCTNGRIEDLRAAAAILKGKKIKDGMRAMVVPGSGLVRAQAEEEGLAQIFQDAGFEWRLAGCSMCLAMNPDQLAPGERCAATSNRNFEGRQGRGGRTHLLSPAMAAAAAISGHLTDVREVM; from the coding sequence ATGTCCCCCAAGACGCTCTACGACAAAATCTGGGATGCTCATCTTGCCCATGAGGCAGAAGATGGCACGTGCCTTCTTTATATTGACCGCCACCTTGTCCACGAAGTGACCAGCCCGCAGGCCTTTGAAGGTCTGCGCATGGCGGGACGCACTGTTCATGCTCCGGATAAAACCATCGCTGTTCCAGACCACAACGTGCCAACAACGCTGGATCGCGCCAACGCGAAAACCATGACCGAAGATAGCCGTATTCAGGTCGAAGCCCTCGACAAGAACGCCAAAGAATTCGGCCTGCACTACTACCCGGTGTCCGACGTGCGTCAGGGGATCGTGCACATCGTTGGCCCCGAGCAGGGCTGGACACTTCCGGGCATGACAGTGGTTTGCGGCGACAGTCACACCGCGACACACGGCGCGTTTGGCTCGCTTGCGCATGGCATCGGCACATCGGAAGTCGAGCATGTTCTGGCGACACAAACGCTGATCCAGAAGAAATCGCTGAATATGAAGGTCGAAATCACCGGAAAGCTGAAGCCCGGTGTGACCGCCAAGGACATCACCATGTCGGTGATTGGCGTGACTGGTACCGCTGGCGGAACTGGCTATGTCATCGAGTATTGCGGTGAAGCGATCCGCGATTTGTCGATGGAAGGTCGCATGACCGTCTGCAACATGGCGATTGAAGGCGGCGCACGCGCCGGTCTGATCGCGCCGGATGAAAAAACCTTCGAATACTGCATGGGCCGCCCACACGCGCCTAAAGGTGCTGAGTGGGAAGCCGCCGTTGCCTACTGGAAAACACTCTTTACCGACGAAGGTGCGCATTTCGACAAGGTCATCACGCTTAAGGGCGAAGACATCGCGCCGTCCGTCACCTGGGGCACCTCGCCCGAAGACGTCCTGCCGATCACTGCTGTCGTCCCGTCGCCATCCGACTTTAAGGGCGGTAAGGTCGAGGCGGTTCAGCGGTCCCTTGATTACATGGGTCTCACCCCGGGTACACCTCTGTCCGAGATCAAGATCGACACGGTCTTCATCGGCTCCTGCACGAATGGCCGGATCGAAGACCTGCGTGCTGCAGCGGCTATTCTGAAGGGCAAGAAGATCAAAGACGGTATGCGAGCAATGGTCGTTCCGGGCTCTGGTTTGGTCCGTGCGCAAGCCGAAGAAGAAGGGCTGGCGCAGATCTTTCAGGATGCCGGTTTCGAGTGGCGTCTGGCGGGTTGCTCCATGTGCTTGGCGATGAACCCTGATCAATTGGCCCCGGGCGAGCGCTGTGCCGCAACCTCCAACCGGAATTTCGAGGGCCGCCAAGGCCGTGGTGGACGCACCCACTTGCTGTCACCCGCTATGGCAGCTGCTGCCGCGATATCAGGTCACCTGACGGATGTGCGCGAGGTGATGTAG
- a CDS encoding alpha/beta hydrolase family protein — protein MKHLALLAALSLAPTHAFAETSIGMADFTYDAAHHGKPVSSVIWYPSNDGGTVIRAAENAVFYGVDARQDGLLSDGGKLPVVVLSHGLGGNWRSLAWLAEDLAGQGALVISINHPASSTFDFDMAEGLKHWTRARDMSRALDKLMDDPTFSGRIDTSRIMAAGFSYGGWTALSLGGVKGNLAGEAAECEAQGEASTHCSDLKKAGISFGDLDADMWNASYKDQRITHVAAIDPALHHGFTKANVADLTADTLMIGLGEGKDRLVATDFDASGFVEILPDAKVVRIVPAYHFSLLPLCKPAGAAILKEENDDPVCTDPAGAKRADIHAEVASAISTQLGL, from the coding sequence ATGAAACACCTCGCACTTCTCGCAGCTTTGAGCTTGGCCCCTACGCACGCTTTCGCTGAAACAAGCATCGGCATGGCTGACTTTACCTATGACGCCGCGCATCATGGCAAGCCGGTCTCCTCCGTCATCTGGTATCCCTCGAACGACGGGGGCACTGTGATCAGAGCGGCAGAGAACGCCGTATTTTACGGAGTGGACGCACGGCAGGACGGCCTACTCTCGGACGGGGGCAAGCTGCCTGTGGTTGTGCTGTCCCACGGTCTTGGGGGAAACTGGCGGTCGCTTGCGTGGCTAGCCGAAGATTTGGCCGGTCAAGGCGCGCTCGTGATCTCCATAAATCACCCCGCCAGCTCGACCTTTGATTTTGACATGGCCGAGGGATTGAAACATTGGACTCGTGCGCGCGACATGTCCCGCGCGCTGGATAAGCTCATGGACGACCCGACATTCTCTGGTCGTATCGACACGAGCCGCATCATGGCGGCTGGGTTCTCATATGGCGGCTGGACAGCCCTATCGTTGGGTGGTGTTAAAGGCAATTTGGCGGGAGAGGCCGCAGAATGTGAAGCACAGGGTGAGGCCTCGACGCATTGTAGCGACCTCAAGAAGGCCGGCATCAGCTTTGGTGATCTGGACGCCGACATGTGGAACGCATCGTATAAGGACCAGCGGATCACCCACGTAGCGGCCATTGACCCCGCGTTGCATCACGGATTCACCAAAGCAAACGTTGCTGATTTGACGGCCGATACTTTGATGATCGGGTTAGGCGAAGGCAAAGATCGGTTGGTCGCAACAGATTTTGACGCAAGTGGTTTTGTGGAAATCTTGCCGGATGCGAAAGTGGTAAGGATCGTGCCAGCATATCACTTCAGCTTGTTGCCGCTGTGCAAACCAGCAGGCGCAGCAATTCTGAAGGAAGAGAACGACGACCCGGTTTGCACTGATCCTGCGGGAGCTAAGCGGGCAGACATCCATGCTGAGGTTGCGTCTGCGATCAGTACGCAGTTGGGCCTATAA
- a CDS encoding TsoY family (seleno)protein, producing the protein MSTPQSGSRPVYGPLYFLASLGAGGLSVTFFLYLMFWVPHAGRPVPIFEDIVAVLSGGSVAEKAMVFVAWAGIAIFVALMVQMMIWNLREMGQFKKSAAFKALHAGNAEAQMMAIPLALAMLVNGGFILGLVFVPGLWGVVEYLFPLALLTFAAIGAYGLRLYGKFLGRILTSGGFENSKNNSFAQVLPGFAFAMIGVGMAAPAAMSMNPTTVGVSLVVSSFFIIIAALISGVAMILGLHSMMDHGAHEDSAPTLLIGIPLLTVIGIALMRQAHGLHVHFGAHGADVDSFNLLTPIVMVQFAFALFGIVVLRAQGYFSKYVTGAHLSPGSYALICPGVAMSVMLQFYVNKGLVGMGLVAKFSTAYWLLSAPALVLQFATIALLVILNAKHFKRGAKPIAVQAA; encoded by the coding sequence ATGTCGACACCTCAATCAGGGTCACGGCCAGTCTATGGGCCGCTTTACTTCCTAGCCTCTTTGGGGGCAGGGGGGCTTTCCGTGACATTCTTTCTGTATCTGATGTTCTGGGTTCCTCATGCAGGTCGCCCAGTGCCAATTTTTGAAGACATTGTTGCTGTTCTCTCTGGGGGCTCCGTTGCCGAGAAAGCTATGGTTTTTGTCGCGTGGGCAGGTATTGCCATTTTCGTCGCCTTGATGGTTCAGATGATGATCTGGAACCTGCGTGAGATGGGGCAGTTCAAGAAAAGCGCCGCCTTCAAAGCGCTTCACGCCGGCAACGCGGAGGCCCAGATGATGGCGATTCCGCTGGCCTTGGCAATGTTGGTCAATGGCGGCTTTATCCTTGGCTTGGTTTTCGTGCCGGGCTTGTGGGGTGTCGTCGAATACCTGTTCCCGCTGGCATTGCTGACCTTCGCGGCAATCGGCGCATATGGCCTTCGTCTTTACGGAAAGTTCCTTGGCCGCATTCTAACGTCGGGTGGATTCGAAAACTCCAAGAACAACTCCTTCGCGCAGGTCCTGCCCGGTTTCGCCTTCGCGATGATTGGCGTCGGTATGGCCGCGCCCGCAGCTATGAGCATGAATCCCACGACGGTTGGCGTTAGCTTGGTGGTTTCTTCGTTCTTCATCATCATCGCCGCACTCATTTCGGGTGTAGCAATGATCTTGGGCCTCCATTCCATGATGGATCACGGCGCACATGAGGATTCTGCTCCAACCCTGTTGATTGGCATTCCACTGCTTACAGTTATCGGGATTGCTCTGATGCGCCAAGCGCATGGCCTGCATGTTCACTTCGGCGCGCATGGAGCCGACGTAGATAGCTTCAACCTGCTGACCCCGATCGTGATGGTGCAGTTTGCCTTTGCCCTATTCGGCATCGTGGTGCTTCGCGCTCAGGGCTATTTCTCCAAGTATGTCACCGGGGCTCATCTATCCCCAGGTAGCTACGCGCTGATCTGCCCGGGTGTCGCAATGTCGGTGATGTTGCAATTCTACGTAAACAAGGGGCTCGTTGGTATGGGATTGGTTGCAAAATTCTCGACCGCTTACTGGTTGCTCAGTGCGCCCGCTCTTGTCCTTCAGTTCGCAACGATCGCTTTACTGGTGATCCTGAACGCCAAGCACTTCAAGCGCGGAGCTAAACCAATCGCGGTACAGGCGGCCTGA